GAACCTGTCGCGCATCACGCTCGCCACGGACAACGTCTTCAGCGATGGCGTGAGCACCCAGACCCCCACCATGACCGGCAGCACCAGCGCCGGATACACGGCGAACCTCACGGTCGGCCTGGCCCGCTAGGAGCAGGCCGGGCAGGAGGGAGGGGCGTAGGCATGACGGGCCCTGTGCCCCTCTCTCCTGCCTGGAACCGTCGCTGCCACCCACTGTGGTGTGGCGTGCTGCGGGAAGACCAGCCAGACCGCACGTGACCTGAAGCGGCTGACGCTTCCGGTAACCCGCGGTCTCCGGGACTATCTGAAGGGCAGCGGCCTTGCGGCTTCTCCGCAGTCAGATCGCTGTCCCAGGACAAGCTGAGGAGGGTGGCCGCGCCAGACCAGACGGAGCGGTGACCGAGCCAGCGTGGTCACCGCTCCGTCTGAGCCGCTTCAGCGGTTCGCCTGTCCTCTCTGCCTCTGCCGCACGTCCAGCAGCCGCAGCCCAAAGGTATACGCGACCAGCGCCACCGACCCGCCGTACAGGAGGCCCAGGTGATCGCTGCCCGAAGTGATGCCGTGGGCGGTCAGCAGGCCGAAGGCGGGATAGGCCGCGAGGTGCAGCGCCTTCCAGACCTGCGGAGATAACCTTCTGCGCACCTGCGTGCTGAACACCACCAGCGCCAGCGCGTACAGGCCCAGCGTGCCCAGCGCCACCGGCAGCGGCCGCACCGTGCTCGCGCCCGGAATGAGGATGGCGGCCAGCGACTGCGGGGCCTGCACGTCCACCGTAAGCAGAATGCCGTGCAGCACGCCCAGGGCCAGCGCGAAGCCAGACGCGACCCCATGCCAGCCCGCCTGGTACGCGCGGCTTAGCCAAGGTGGCGAGTACCGGCTGCCCAGCAGCGCTCCGGTCGCGGTCGTGATCGCCAGCAGTAGGTACGCGACCGTGCCCGTCGCCCGGTTCATGCTCCACGCCAGCGTCTGCGGCCCCAGGTGCAGCCAGCACGCCGCGTAGGCCAGGCCGAATGCGACCAGCAGTCCGGCGGTCAGCAGGGTGTTGCGCTCGTCATCCAGCACGCCGTTGATGCGGTGGGTGCGGGTCATGCGGCCCACCGTCCCCACGCGCCGTCCTGCCAGCCGTGCATCCGGTGGTGCCGGTCGAAGGCCAGCAGCCGCGTTCCAGCCGGGGCGAGGTCGCGCAGCACGTCGTCTGCTCCCAGCAGCGCCAGTTTTGCCAGGGTCTCGGCTACAGTCACGCGGCCTGCCAGCGCGGTCACCTGCACGAACGTCGTGTCGGCGCTGCATCCGGTGCGCGGGTCGATCAGGTGATGCCCGCCGGTCCACGCGCGCTTCAGGACGCTGCTGGTCGCCACGCCGGCCACGCCCGCGCCGAGGTGCACGTACATGGGCGAGCCGTCCGGCGTCTCGATGGCGATCGTGCCGCCGCCGGTGAACTGGGTGTGCAGGTCGCCGCCCGCGTCCAGCACCGCGTTCCCCCCCAGGAAGCGCGCCGCCTGTTCCGCGATCCAGCCCTTCGCCGTGCCGCCCAGATCGAGCCGCACCCCGGCGGGCAGCCGGATCACCTCGTGCGTGACCAGCACGCCGTCCAGCGCAGGCACCGGCACAGGCGTCCGCACGGGGGCGTCGCCGGGGGTGCCGACATACCCGGCGGCTTCCAGCGCGCCCAGGACGGCCGGGGTGACCAGACCGTGGGTGCGGCGGGCCACGTCCAGCGCGTGCCGCACGGCGAGCATCAGGTCTGTGGGCGGGTCGAGCAGCTCACCCTGCTCGTTCAGGCGGGTCAGGGGCGAGGGCCGGAAGCGGCTCAGCACGGCCTCCAGGCGACGCACCTCGTTCAGGGCTGCGAAGGCCCCCTGCCCGGTCGCGCGCACCTGCGTGCCCAGCGCCTCCAGCGTCAGCTCCGGCACGGGCAGCAGATCGGCGGGCCTCATGCGCCCCTCGACAGGCCGCTGGGCGCCTGGGCTGGCTGTGACGAGTATGTGGCCGCTGGCGCCGCCTGAGTCCAGCCGCGGTCGTCCGTGGTGGCTGTCCAGCCCTGATCGTCCATGCTGGCCGGATCTGACGTCGTGGTGCCGGTCGTGGCGCTGGAGGTAGCTGTGCCGGAACCCAGCCAGAAGGTCGTCAGCCCCAGTGCGAGGCTGCCGCTCAGCAGCAGCAGCGCACTGGTCGCCCGCCGCAGATCGAAGGGCCTGGGAGTCGTCCGGGTGGGGGGCGGAGTGGTCATGCCCGCAGTGTTCGCCCACGCGGTTAAACGGCGGGGAACGGCCTGTGCTTTACCCTGCCCCCATGTGGCTCGAGCGTGACCTGACCCTGAGGCCCGTCCGGCGCGGCTTCCACCTCATCACCCGCGAGGTCGTCGCGGCCCTGCCGGAACTCTTGGGCGTGCGCGTAGGCCTGCTGCACGTCTTTCTCCAGCACACCAGCGCCAGCCTGACCCTGAACGAGAATGCCAGCCCGGACGTCCGGCGTGATTTCGAAACGTACTTCAACCACGCCGTGCCCGATAGCTGGCCGGACTTTACGCACACCCTGGAGGGGCCGGACGACATGGCCGCCCACATCAAGGCCAGCCTCCTCGGCCCCAGCCTGAGCGTGCCCGTGCGCGCCGGACGCCTCGCGCTGGGCACATGGCAGGGGATTTACCTGTGCGAACACCGCGACCACGGCGGCCCACGACGGCTGCTGCTCACCGTGATGGGAGAGGAGCAACCGACCGCGTGACGGGTTACGACGGGCGCTGTCCGGCCGCCCGACGGAGCCACGCCCGCGTCCACCGCCGTGCAGGATCGAGCGTCCCGTCCTCCACTTTCCCGCTGAGATCCTTGATCAGGTATCGCCCCGCCCACGCCAGAAAGGGCGCCAGGCCATCGGACGTCACTTCCGTGGCCCGGGAGTACGCCTCCAGGTAGGCCCGGCGCAGGCGGCGCACGGCCTGCCTGTGCTCGGGGGACAGCGCCAGGATCGCCGGATCGACGCTCAGGATGCTCAGTGTCCGCGCGACATCGAGTCGGGCGTCGCCCAGCCGCGCTCCTTCCCAGTCCAGCACCGTTCCAAGCTGACCGCCGTGAACCAGCACATTGAGCAGATGCAGGTCGAGGTGCAGCAGCGCCTTCCCCTGGACGGGCGCGTCATCCGGGAGGCGCAGAACCTGGCAGATCGCGTCAGGGACGTGCCAGGCGTGCAGCCAGGCATGCAGCTCGCCCAGGCGAAGGCCCAGCCGCTCTGCCGATGTCGGGTCACGCCACAGGGTGTCGACCAGGAGGTCGCCGGGCATCCAGGCGGTGACCAGCGCGGCACCATCATGTATGAGGCGGACGTGGGCAGCCGGTACGGGAAAGCCGTCCTCCCATAAAGCCCGCAGCAATGTCGCCTGGTGCCGTGCCGGGGGCAGCGTGTCATAGACCTTAGCGGCGAAGGTCGCCGTGTGGGTCTGTACTTTCCAGGTGGGCCACCGCGATCCGCCGGGTAGGCGCGAGGCGGTGCGGATGCCCTCGGGAAAGAAGCCGTCCAGCAGGGCCTGTGACACCTCCAACATCCGCCCAGTGTATGCACTGGGGGAACGTGAGGACGGGCAAGGCGATGCAGCCACGGCACGGCGCCGCGTCCGCGTAAACAACCCTCATCCCACGCCGATGCATTCGGTTACAGTGAGGCACGGTGCCGCGCGCCGTGCTTTTTTTTGACCCCTGGCAAGGAGACAAAAAGAGTAAGTCTGGGTACGCGGCGGCAAAGGGGCTGAAATGCCTGGAATTGCAATTGTTGGGGCCCAGTGGGGCGACGAGGGGAAAGGGAAGATCACGGACTTCCTGGCCCCGGATGCGGAGTTCGTGGTGCGGTACCAGGGCGGCGCGAACGCCGGGCACACGGTCACGGCGAAGGGGCAGACCTTCAAGCTGAACCTGCTGCCCAGCGGCGTGCTGCACGACGGAACGGTGTCCATCCTGGGTGACGGCATGGTGATCGATGCGGACAAGTTCCTGGAGGAACGCCGCAACCTGATCGCCGGGGGCCTGAATCCGGAACTGCGGATCAGTGACCGGGCGCATCTGGTGCTGCCGCATCACAAGTACGTGGATGGCCGCAAGGACTTCGTGGGCACCACCGGGCGCGGGATCGGCCCGGCGTACGCGGACCGGGCGCGGCGGGTAGGCATCCGCTTCGGGGACCTGGCGGACGATGCGGTGCTAGCAGAGCGGCTGGAGCGCCTGCTGGAGGCCAAGCCGAACAGCACCCGCGAGGCCGGTTGGGCAACGGTGCAAGACGGCCTGGATGGGCTCGCCTTGGTGCGCGAACAGTTGCTGCCTTTCGTGCAGGACACGGGGGCGCAGCTGCGCGAGGCGATCAAGGGCGGGCGCAACGTGCTGTTCGAGGGGGCGCAGGCAACGCTGCTCGACCTGAATTACGGCACGTACCCCTTCGTGACCAGTTCGCACCCCACGGTGGGCGGGATTCTGGTCGGGGCGGGCGTGAACCACAAGGCGATCCACAAGGTGTACGGAGTGGCGAAGGCCTTCAACACCCGGGTGGGCCATGGCCCCTTCGTCACGGAAGTGCTCGATGACGAGGGCATCCTGCGCCTGCGCGGCGACGGCTCGCAGCCGTGGGACGAGTACGGCACGACGACCGGCCGTCCTCGCCGGGTGGGCTGGCTGGATCTGGGACTGCTGAAGTACGCGGTGGACGTGAACGGCCTGGACGGCCTGGTCATCAACAAGATGGACGTCCTGGCGGGCCTGGAGACGGTGCCGG
The Deinococcus sp. KSM4-11 DNA segment above includes these coding regions:
- a CDS encoding secondary thiamine-phosphate synthase enzyme YjbQ, with the translated sequence MWLERDLTLRPVRRGFHLITREVVAALPELLGVRVGLLHVFLQHTSASLTLNENASPDVRRDFETYFNHAVPDSWPDFTHTLEGPDDMAAHIKASLLGPSLSVPVRAGRLALGTWQGIYLCEHRDHGGPRRLLLTVMGEEQPTA
- a CDS encoding adenylosuccinate synthase; this translates as MPGIAIVGAQWGDEGKGKITDFLAPDAEFVVRYQGGANAGHTVTAKGQTFKLNLLPSGVLHDGTVSILGDGMVIDADKFLEERRNLIAGGLNPELRISDRAHLVLPHHKYVDGRKDFVGTTGRGIGPAYADRARRVGIRFGDLADDAVLAERLERLLEAKPNSTREAGWATVQDGLDGLALVREQLLPFVQDTGAQLREAIKGGRNVLFEGAQATLLDLNYGTYPFVTSSHPTVGGILVGAGVNHKAIHKVYGVAKAFNTRVGHGPFVTEVLDDEGILRLRGDGSQPWDEYGTTTGRPRRVGWLDLGLLKYAVDVNGLDGLVINKMDVLAGLETVPVCVAYDADGQPVMRQMKGWATTDGATSRATLAREAQAYLDLIEETVDCPVVIFSAGPAREQTYGEVSWH
- a CDS encoding phosphotransferase is translated as MLEVSQALLDGFFPEGIRTASRLPGGSRWPTWKVQTHTATFAAKVYDTLPPARHQATLLRALWEDGFPVPAAHVRLIHDGAALVTAWMPGDLLVDTLWRDPTSAERLGLRLGELHAWLHAWHVPDAICQVLRLPDDAPVQGKALLHLDLHLLNVLVHGGQLGTVLDWEGARLGDARLDVARTLSILSVDPAILALSPEHRQAVRRLRRAYLEAYSRATEVTSDGLAPFLAWAGRYLIKDLSGKVEDGTLDPARRWTRAWLRRAAGQRPS
- a CDS encoding ferric reductase-like transmembrane domain-containing protein, with amino-acid sequence MTRTHRINGVLDDERNTLLTAGLLVAFGLAYAACWLHLGPQTLAWSMNRATGTVAYLLLAITTATGALLGSRYSPPWLSRAYQAGWHGVASGFALALGVLHGILLTVDVQAPQSLAAILIPGASTVRPLPVALGTLGLYALALVVFSTQVRRRLSPQVWKALHLAAYPAFGLLTAHGITSGSDHLGLLYGGSVALVAYTFGLRLLDVRQRQRGQANR
- a CDS encoding FAD:protein FMN transferase, which produces MRPADLLPVPELTLEALGTQVRATGQGAFAALNEVRRLEAVLSRFRPSPLTRLNEQGELLDPPTDLMLAVRHALDVARRTHGLVTPAVLGALEAAGYVGTPGDAPVRTPVPVPALDGVLVTHEVIRLPAGVRLDLGGTAKGWIAEQAARFLGGNAVLDAGGDLHTQFTGGGTIAIETPDGSPMYVHLGAGVAGVATSSVLKRAWTGGHHLIDPRTGCSADTTFVQVTALAGRVTVAETLAKLALLGADDVLRDLAPAGTRLLAFDRHHRMHGWQDGAWGRWAA